From a single Candoia aspera isolate rCanAsp1 chromosome 2, rCanAsp1.hap2, whole genome shotgun sequence genomic region:
- the C2H5orf63 gene encoding glutaredoxin-like protein C5orf63 homolog isoform X2 produces the protein MQVVQVTAHFLTSIWELKHGKSEHPCPLCEEAKVMLEPYKHKFILQEIDITLPDHSVWLEKYKYEIPVFHLNGKFLMKHRVDIQKLENQLLNLELQDESSK, from the exons ATGCAAGTAGTGCAAGTAACAGCCCATTTTCTAACAAGTATTTGGGAACTGAAGCATGGAAAGTCAGAG CATCCCTGCCCTTTGTGTGAAGAAGCCAAAGTGATGCTTGAACCATATAAACACAAG TTTATTTTGCAGGAAATAGATATAACTCTTCCAGACCATTCAGTCTGGCTTGAAAAATATAAGTATGAAATACCTGTCTTTCATCTGAATGGGAAATTTTTAATGAAGCATCGAGTAGATATACAAAAACTAGAAAATCAACTCTTGAATCTAGAATTACAAGATGAAAGCAGCAAATGA
- the C2H5orf63 gene encoding glutaredoxin-like protein C5orf63 homolog isoform X1 — MLWLQSWTLHLAKYSKPLQRMLCEASAKLPVLTLFTKHPCPLCEEAKVMLEPYKHKFILQEIDITLPDHSVWLEKYKYEIPVFHLNGKFLMKHRVDIQKLENQLLNLELQDESSK; from the exons ATGCTATGGCTTCAGAGTTGGACCCTGCATCTCGCAAAATATTCAAAACCACTTCAAAGgatgttgtgtgaagccagtgCTAAACTTCCAGTGTTAACATTGTTCACCAAG CATCCCTGCCCTTTGTGTGAAGAAGCCAAAGTGATGCTTGAACCATATAAACACAAG TTTATTTTGCAGGAAATAGATATAACTCTTCCAGACCATTCAGTCTGGCTTGAAAAATATAAGTATGAAATACCTGTCTTTCATCTGAATGGGAAATTTTTAATGAAGCATCGAGTAGATATACAAAAACTAGAAAATCAACTCTTGAATCTAGAATTACAAGATGAAAGCAGCAAATGA